The following nucleotide sequence is from Chloroflexota bacterium.
CACCTGTCGAATCGGCCCGGTCATCAGGTCGTGAGACGCCAGCGCCCGCTCGACGGCCCGCTGTCCCGCCTCCGCCTCCCATATCAGGATGTGTAACTTATCGCCGAAGACCCCCGTCTGAATGATCTCCGGCAGGCCCTCCAGCGGCCCCAGGGCGGCCAGCGGATCCCGCACCGGGACCTCGATGAGGGAGCCCAGCTTCATATCGGCGCGCAACTGCGCCGGGCTGCCCTGGGCGATCAGTCGGCCCCGGTAGAGCAATCCCAGACTATGGCAGTGTTCGGCCTCGTCCATGTAATGCGTCGTGACGAAGACGGTCACCCCCTGTGCGGAAAGGGCGAAGATCAGATCCCAGAACTCGCGTCGGGAGACCGGGTCCACGCCGCTGGTCGGCTCGTCCAGAAAGAGGACGTCCGGCTCATGGAGGATGGCGCAGCCCAGAGCCAGACGCTGCTTCCAACCGCCAGAGAGGTCCTTGGTCAGCAAGTGCTCCTTGCCGACCAGGCCCGCCATCTCCAACACCCACTTCTTGCGATCGGCGAAGCGAGCGGGCGGAAGATCATATACATCGCCATAGAAGCGGATGTTCTCCTCCACCGTCAGATCGTTGTACAGGGAGAACTTCTGTGACATATAGCCGATGTGCGGCTTCATGGCCACACGCTGCCGGGCGATGTCGAAGCCGGCCACCGCAGCCGTGCCCTCCGTGGGGGGCAGCAACCCGCACAGCATGCGGATGGTGGTGGTCTTTCCGGACCCGTTAGGACCCAGGAAGCCGAAGATCTCGCCCCGACGCACGTCGAAGCTCACGTGATCCACGGCCGTGAAACCGTCGAAGCGCTTCGTGAGATTCTCCGCCCGGACGGCCAGTGACTCGCCTCGCCCGTTCTCGTTGGCGACAGACGATGGACGGACGACGGACGATTCGTCCATCGTCTGTCGTCCTTCGTCCGTCGTCTCAGGCAATGGTGCCAACGGCCGGCTCGCCTCGTCGGCTACGCGCAGATCCTCGATGGCCGCGATGAAGACATCCTCCAGACTGGGCAACGTGGTCGTCACGTCCAGCACGGTCACGCCAGACGCCGCCAGTCGCGTGGGCAGTTCGTCCGCCAGCTCGCGTCCATCGCGCAGCAGCAGATGCAGCCGCTCGCCGAACACCTGGACCTGGGTCACGCCGGGCATCTCCCGCAGGCGAGCCACGGCCTGGATCTGCGGTCGGGCGATAACATCCACGGCCACCCCCCGGATCATCCTCTTGAGCGCGGTGGGCGTGTCGCTGGCGATGATCTCGCCGCGCCGCATCAGCGCCACCCGGTGGCAGCGCTCCGCCTCGTCCATGTAGGGGGTGGTGACGAAGATGGTGATCCCCTCGGCCAGGAACTCGTACAGGATCCTCCAGAAATCCTGGCGAGAGACCGGATCCACGCCGGTGGTGGGCTCGTCCAGGAAGAGCACTTGGGGCTGGTGGATGAGCGTGCAGGCCAGCGCCAACTTCTTCTTCATGCCGCCGGACAGATGCTCCGCACGACGGTGCCGCGCCTCCTCCAGCCGGGCGAAATGCAACAGCTTCTCCTTACGCCCGGCGGCCACATCCGACGGCACCTGATACAACTGGGCAAAGAAGTCGATGTTCTCCTCAACGGAAAGCGAGCCGTAGAGGGAGAAGCCCTCCGACATGTAGCCGATCTTCCCACCCAGGGCGTCGGCGTCGTTCACCACGTCCACACCCGCCACCGTCGCCGATCCGGCCGTCGGGGTCAGGATGCCGCACAGCATCTGGATCGTCGTCGTCTTGCCAGCGCCATCCGGCCCCACCAGGCCGAAGATCTCGCCCGGCATCACGCTGAGGGTCAGGTCACGTACGGCCTGAATGTCCGCCTTCCCTCGCGTCCTGTACACCTTCTGCAGATGCTGCGTGTGGATGATCGGGCGGTCCATACATCACTTCTTTCCCCCAGCCGGCGCCCAGCGCCTCTTCTTCATCCGGCCTGCAGACGTCCCGGGGTCTCCAACAGGATGGGGCGGGCCCTCGGCTCGCCATCCAACCCAGGCGAACACGGCCCGAACCCCCTCATTTGTCAGTGTATCACGTTCGCCAGGGCCATAACAGCGCCAAATCACCCACCCGGCGGTAGGCAAAAGCACCTACCCGCCTCAGAAGGATCCCCCTCAGGAGAGCGACGACACGCGCTCCTCCTCCAACTCTAACCGCTTCAGCAACAGGGCGTTAACCGCCACGATGATCG
It contains:
- a CDS encoding ABC transporter ATP-binding protein, with the translated sequence MDRPIIHTQHLQKVYRTRGKADIQAVRDLTLSVMPGEIFGLVGPDGAGKTTTIQMLCGILTPTAGSATVAGVDVVNDADALGGKIGYMSEGFSLYGSLSVEENIDFFAQLYQVPSDVAAGRKEKLLHFARLEEARHRRAEHLSGGMKKKLALACTLIHQPQVLFLDEPTTGVDPVSRQDFWRILYEFLAEGITIFVTTPYMDEAERCHRVALMRRGEIIASDTPTALKRMIRGVAVDVIARPQIQAVARLREMPGVTQVQVFGERLHLLLRDGRELADELPTRLAASGVTVLDVTTTLPSLEDVFIAAIEDLRVADEASRPLAPLPETTDEGRQTMDESSVVRPSSVANENGRGESLAVRAENLTKRFDGFTAVDHVSFDVRRGEIFGFLGPNGSGKTTTIRMLCGLLPPTEGTAAVAGFDIARQRVAMKPHIGYMSQKFSLYNDLTVEENIRFYGDVYDLPPARFADRKKWVLEMAGLVGKEHLLTKDLSGGWKQRLALGCAILHEPDVLFLDEPTSGVDPVSRREFWDLIFALSAQGVTVFVTTHYMDEAEHCHSLGLLYRGRLIAQGSPAQLRADMKLGSLIEVPVRDPLAALGPLEGLPEIIQTGVFGDKLHILIWEAEAGQRAVERALASHDLMTGPIRQVPISLEDLFMLFIGMEEAGRRARAI